From the genome of Chelonia mydas isolate rCheMyd1 chromosome 2, rCheMyd1.pri.v2, whole genome shotgun sequence, one region includes:
- the LOC102933128 gene encoding histone H4 has product MSGHGKCGKGLGKGGAKRHHKVLWDNIQGTTKSAICRLARCGGVKCISGLIYEETRGVLKVFLENVIRNAVTYTEHAKRKTVTAMDVVYALKRLGCTLYGFGG; this is encoded by the coding sequence ATGTCTGGTCACGGTAAGTGTGGTAAAGgcttggggaagggaggtgccAAGCGCCatcataaagtgctttgggataacATCCAAGGTACTACCAAGTCAGCTATTTGTCGCTTGGCTCGATGTGGCGGGGTGAAATGTATTTCGGGGTTGATCTACGAAGAGACCCGTGGAGTGCTGAAGGTGTTCTTGGAGAATGTGATCCGCAATGCTGTCACTTACACTGAACATGCCAAGCGAAAGACTGTAACAGCTATGGATGTGGTTTATGCTCTGAAGCGCCTGGGTTGTACTCTCTATGGTTTTGGTGGCTAA